One region of Serinus canaria isolate serCan28SL12 chromosome 25, serCan2020, whole genome shotgun sequence genomic DNA includes:
- the LOC103824758 gene encoding erythroblast NAD(P)(+)--arginine ADP-ribosyltransferase-like isoform X1 produces the protein MSCHVPQSALCPIHVSSASLGAPSVVPLSHSVPSVFPLCPTVSHWSLCTFCSMIPLAHTLALLAMTVATAAIEMVPLDMAQDSFDDQYLNCGPAMTEVLPALKDSDFNKNKEFYQAWVKATAEWQKRGSDSSTLSPDQAIALMAYTMEDVYMEFNEAVRTAGKSSQEYRDNFHFKTLHFLLTQALQKLGHPDDCQKVFRGIKKYQFEVKPGNKVRFGQFASSSLDKTVAQGYGTDTMFEVHTCHGVDIQAFSYNPKNREVLIPPFETFEVSDVNTEGSTMNIGLRSTGNSSNYNCEWLRGGSLPRNSPHLGGLLLATMAMTVAIGTL, from the coding sequence ATGTCCTGCCATGTCCCTCAGAGTGCCCTCTGTCCCATTCATGTCTCCTCAGCATCCCTCGGGGCTCCCAGTGTAGTCCCTTTGTCACATAGTGTTCCCTCTGTGTTCCCTCTATGTCCCACAGTTTCCCACTGGTCCCTGTGTACTTTCTGCTCCATGATCCCCTTGGCTcacaccctggcactgctggcaatGACCGTGGCCACTGCAGCCATCGAGATGGTGCCCCTGGACATGGCCCAGGACTCCTTTGATGACCAGTACCTCAACTGTGGCCCTGCCATGACTGAGGTCTTGCCGGCCCTCAAGGACTCCGACTTCAATAAAAACAAGGAGTTTTACCAGGCCTGGGTGAAGGCCACGGCCGAGTGGCAGAAGAGGGGGTCCGATTCATCCACTCTGTCCCCAGACCAGGCCATTGCCCTCATGGCCTACACGATGGAGGACGTGTACATGGAGTTCAATGAAGCTGTGCGCACGGCTGGAAAGTCCAGCCAGGAATACCGGGACAACTTCCACTTCAAAACgctgcatttcctgctgacCCAGGCCCTCCAGAAGCTGGGACACCCAGATGATTGTCAGAAAGTGTTCCggggaataaaaaaataccagtttGAGGTGAAGCCTGGTAATAAAGTCCGCTTTGGTCAATTCGCTTCATCATCGCTGGACAAAACGGTGGCCCAGGGTTATGGGACAGACACGATGTTCGAGGTGCACACGTGCCACGGCGTGGACATCCAGGCTTTTTCCTACAATCCTAAAAACCGTGAGGTGCTGATCCCACCCTTCGAGACCTTTGAGGTCAGTGATGTCAACACGGAAGGAAGCACAATGAACATTGGTCTTCGCTCCACTGGGAACTCCAGCAACTACAACTGCGAGTGGCTGCGAG